AACGCGAATTTATGCCTACGGCAGGCTACGCCAACACAAATCAAATAGAATTGCTATAGATGCTTAAAGTTCAACACCTAGCATCAGCTTTAGGTGTGGAATTTATGATATTTTCCTTTTGTGTCTTTGTGATTTAAAAACTATTTTTTAGCTATAAACCCGCAAAAACACAAAGAAAAGAATACATAATTAAAGTTCATCTGTGGTTTTTTGCCCTTAGTCTCATGAATCGTCAGCTAGCTATTGAAGAACCGATATTTTCCCATCTACCAGTTTTACCGCAGGAAGTTATTGCAGGTCTAGCGGTATTTCCAGGAGGTCATTATCTTGATACGACGGTAGGCGGTGGAGGTCACAGCCGTTTAATTTTAGCAGCTGCGCCAGATGTTCAATTAACGGCGATTGACCAAGATGAGGATGCTTTAGCAGCAGCGAGGAAAGAATTAGCTGAGTTTGGCGATCGCATACAATTTATTTACAGCAATTTTGCTGACTACAAATATCCCCCTAATACTTTCAACGGTATTCTCGCCGATTTGGGGGTGAGTTCTTACCATTTAGACCAAGCAGAAAGGGGTTTTAGCTTTCGCCAAGCTGCAAATTTAGATATGAGAATGGATCGAGGGCGATCGCTAACTGCTGCTGATGTGATTAATAATTGGGATGAGGCAGAATTAGCAGATATTTTCTTTAAGTACGGTGAAGAGAGATTATCACGGCGCATTGCTAGACGCATTGTAGAACGCCGACCTTTGCACACGACTACAGAATTAGCTGATGCGATCGCTTCTTCTGTTCCCCCAAAATACCGTTATGGCAGAATTCACCCCGCTACTCGTGTTTTTCAAGCTCTGCGAATTGTTGTTAACGATGAGTTAAAATCTCTAGAAACCTTTTTAGATAAAGCCCCAAATGCCCTTGTCCCTGGTGGCAGAATTGCAATTATCAGTTTTCATAGTTTGGAAGACCGCCCGGTGAAGCATGGTTTAAGAAATTCACCTTTATTAAAGGTCTTGACAAAAAAGCCGATTATTGCCGGAGATGAGGAAATTAGTAAGAATCCGCGATCGCGATCGGCCAAACTGAGGATAGCTGAAAAGTTGCTGTAACTTGCAATGTAGGGTTAAACGACTCCATCTCGTGGCTCAGAATTGCTGCGAATAAGCTCAATGAACTGAGGATAATTTTCTAAATCCTGTTCTGACTGTAATGGTGGCATTTCAATCCAATTACCTTCGAGATGCAGCTTATCCACATAAGCATAGAAGGCTTCTCGATCTTCCCGATGAGCAAGAACGTAATTATGTAACTCTTTCTGACTCATTGCATGAAAATTAGGCTTGCTCATCCTATGTATCTCCATTTAGCGTTAGGGTATATCTCTATGATATTTTCCTCATCTGCCAAGAAGAATAGATTTTTTGTCCGTTCATCCATCCGAACGATATGAATAGGCAAGTAAAGCTGAGTAAACCATCAGCACAATATGTAGCACTGTGTTTTTTGTTCTGGTGTAGGAATAATCTCAACTCCTTAGAGGTTGTTTGAAAAGTAATTGGTTATGATTTTAGGCACTTAATCGATCCCCCCTAACCCCCCTTAAAAAGGGGGGAACCGGAGTTAAAGTCCCCCTTTTTTAAGGGGAGCCACTGCGTTGGGCGGGTTCCCCGACTTGAAGCACGTGGCGTGGATTTAGGGGGATCTAAAAGTTTTGCTACCAACAAGAG
This Nostoc sp. KVJ3 DNA region includes the following protein-coding sequences:
- the rsmH gene encoding 16S rRNA (cytosine(1402)-N(4))-methyltransferase RsmH; the protein is MNRQLAIEEPIFSHLPVLPQEVIAGLAVFPGGHYLDTTVGGGGHSRLILAAAPDVQLTAIDQDEDALAAARKELAEFGDRIQFIYSNFADYKYPPNTFNGILADLGVSSYHLDQAERGFSFRQAANLDMRMDRGRSLTAADVINNWDEAELADIFFKYGEERLSRRIARRIVERRPLHTTTELADAIASSVPPKYRYGRIHPATRVFQALRIVVNDELKSLETFLDKAPNALVPGGRIAIISFHSLEDRPVKHGLRNSPLLKVLTKKPIIAGDEEISKNPRSRSAKLRIAEKLL
- a CDS encoding DUF6887 family protein, with amino-acid sequence MSKPNFHAMSQKELHNYVLAHREDREAFYAYVDKLHLEGNWIEMPPLQSEQDLENYPQFIELIRSNSEPRDGVV